The Salinibaculum sp. SYNS191 genome has a window encoding:
- a CDS encoding single-stranded DNA binding protein: MGAIEDIYADLDVDVSEAEFREAVEAKVEQMDGLADEETAAMLIAHELEDHEVGTISDIEPGMDEVKFLAKVVSVGELRTFERDGEDEDGRVINVEAADESGTVRLAFWDEQAASIDDGQLDVGDVLRVKGRPKDGYNGLEVSVDKAEPDDEADIDVDLDGPATVESLSMGQSDVNLRGLVLDTDDVRTFDRDDGSEGRVANFALGDETGRVRVTLWDEMADRATELAAGTAVEVVDGYVREREGDLELHVGDGGAVEEVDGEVSYDPDTTPIGDVEIDQTVDIAGVVRSTDPKRTFDRDDGSEGQVRNVRIQDDTGDIRVALWGDKADTDLAPGDEVLTADVQIEDGWQDDLEASANWRSTVLVLDDADTGTSIPAGGADEAASEDSQSAGLDAFSEGSDATDAGDTGGTADAAGSEGGTVASERVEFTGTVVQTGDPVVLDDGTETMAVETDAHVRLGEEITARGQVVDGRLDAEDVL, translated from the coding sequence ATGGGTGCGATAGAGGACATCTACGCGGACCTCGACGTCGACGTGAGCGAGGCGGAGTTTCGCGAGGCCGTCGAGGCGAAAGTCGAGCAGATGGACGGGCTCGCCGACGAGGAGACGGCGGCCATGCTCATCGCGCACGAACTGGAGGACCACGAGGTCGGCACCATCTCCGACATCGAACCCGGCATGGACGAGGTGAAGTTCCTCGCAAAGGTCGTCTCCGTCGGCGAGTTGCGGACCTTCGAGCGCGACGGCGAGGACGAGGACGGCCGCGTGATAAACGTCGAGGCGGCCGACGAGAGCGGCACCGTCCGCCTCGCCTTCTGGGACGAACAGGCCGCGTCCATCGACGACGGGCAACTGGACGTCGGCGACGTCCTCCGCGTCAAGGGCCGCCCGAAGGATGGTTACAATGGCCTCGAAGTGAGCGTCGACAAGGCTGAACCCGACGACGAGGCCGACATCGACGTCGACCTGGACGGCCCGGCGACCGTCGAGTCGCTGTCGATGGGCCAGTCCGACGTGAACCTCCGCGGGCTGGTGCTCGACACGGACGACGTGCGCACCTTCGACCGCGACGACGGCTCGGAGGGACGGGTCGCCAACTTCGCGCTGGGCGACGAGACCGGTCGCGTGCGCGTGACGCTGTGGGACGAGATGGCCGACCGCGCGACGGAACTGGCGGCCGGCACCGCGGTCGAGGTGGTCGACGGCTACGTCCGCGAGCGCGAGGGCGACCTCGAACTCCACGTCGGCGACGGCGGCGCGGTCGAGGAAGTCGACGGCGAGGTCAGCTACGACCCGGACACGACGCCCATCGGCGACGTGGAAATCGACCAGACGGTCGATATCGCCGGCGTCGTGCGCTCGACGGACCCGAAGCGGACCTTCGACCGCGACGACGGTTCGGAGGGGCAGGTCCGCAACGTCCGCATCCAGGACGACACCGGCGACATCCGCGTGGCGTTGTGGGGCGACAAGGCCGACACCGACCTCGCGCCCGGCGACGAGGTCCTGACCGCCGACGTGCAGATAGAGGACGGCTGGCAGGACGACCTCGAAGCCTCGGCGAACTGGCGCTCGACGGTGCTGGTGCTGGACGACGCCGACACCGGCACGAGCATCCCGGCCGGCGGCGCGGACGAGGCGGCGAGCGAGGACAGTCAGTCCGCGGGCCTGGACGCCTTCTCCGAGGGGAGCGACGCGACCGACGCCGGGGACACCGGGGGGACGGCCGACGCTGCCGGGAGCGAGGGCGGTACGGTCGCGTCCGAGCGCGTCGAGTTCACGGGCACCGTCGTCCAGACGGGCGACCCGGTGGTGCTGGACGACGGAACGGAGACGATGGCAGTCGAGACAGACGCGCACGTGCGCCTCGGCGAGGAGATAACCGCCCGCGGGCAGGTGGTCGACGGCCGTCTCGACGCAGAGGACGTGCTCTGA
- a CDS encoding histone, which yields MSVELPFAPVDDLIRRNAGDLRVSAEAAEELARRIQDRGAALAVDAAEVATADGRKTLMASDFGVGEVPDKDSVALPIAPVDRIARLEIDDRYRVAMDARVALASILEAYADDVAAAAASLARHAERRTVKAEDIEVYYELETYFE from the coding sequence ATGAGCGTCGAGCTACCGTTCGCCCCCGTGGACGACCTGATACGGCGCAACGCCGGTGACCTGCGCGTGAGTGCCGAGGCTGCCGAAGAGCTGGCGCGTCGGATTCAGGACCGAGGAGCCGCGCTGGCCGTCGACGCGGCCGAGGTAGCGACGGCGGACGGGCGGAAGACACTGATGGCGTCGGACTTCGGCGTCGGGGAGGTACCGGACAAGGACAGCGTGGCGCTCCCGATTGCGCCGGTCGACCGCATCGCACGGCTCGAAATCGACGACCGGTATCGGGTCGCGATGGACGCGCGCGTCGCGCTGGCCTCGATTCTGGAGGCCTACGCCGACGACGTGGCGGCCGCGGCGGCGTCGCTCGCGCGCCACGCCGAGAGGCGAACAGTGAAAGCCGAGGACATCGAAGTGTACTACGAACTCGAGACGTACTTTGAATGA
- a CDS encoding histone deacetylase family protein — MKFGYREACLDHNTGPRHPESADRLRAIRRALTDRHGVSYVAADDTTRENVLGVHDEDYVDELAAFCEDGGGDWDADTVAVPETWDAVMASAGLAEWAAERALAGDDGRQTPFSIGRPPGHHAVEDDAMGFCFFNNAAVAAQTVIDSGDAERVAIFDWDVHHGNGTQDIFFDRGDVFYTSIHEESLYPGTGHLDETGTGDGAGTTLNVPLPPGTSHTAYLAALEEVLRPAIENFDPDLLLISAGFDAHEHDPISRMRVSTEGYGLLTESVRDIADDAGAALGFILEGGYGLDTLSESVRMVHEVFDGYRPARDADATPRDSARDVIEQAKDLDVPGL, encoded by the coding sequence ATGAAGTTCGGCTATCGCGAAGCCTGCCTCGACCACAACACTGGCCCCCGGCACCCGGAGAGCGCCGACCGTCTCCGTGCCATCAGGCGCGCCCTCACCGACCGCCACGGCGTCTCCTACGTCGCAGCCGACGACACGACCCGCGAGAACGTCCTCGGGGTCCACGACGAGGACTACGTCGACGAACTGGCGGCCTTCTGTGAAGACGGCGGCGGCGACTGGGACGCCGACACCGTCGCAGTCCCCGAAACCTGGGACGCCGTGATGGCCAGCGCCGGCCTCGCGGAGTGGGCCGCCGAGCGCGCCCTGGCCGGCGACGACGGCCGGCAGACGCCCTTCTCGATCGGTCGGCCGCCGGGCCACCACGCCGTCGAGGACGACGCAATGGGCTTCTGTTTCTTCAACAACGCCGCGGTCGCGGCACAGACGGTCATCGACAGCGGCGACGCCGAGCGCGTCGCCATCTTCGACTGGGACGTCCACCACGGCAACGGCACGCAGGACATCTTCTTCGACCGCGGGGACGTCTTCTACACGTCTATCCACGAGGAGAGCCTCTATCCCGGGACGGGCCACCTCGACGAGACCGGCACCGGCGACGGCGCGGGAACGACGCTGAACGTTCCGCTCCCGCCGGGCACGAGCCACACCGCCTACCTCGCCGCGCTGGAGGAGGTTCTCCGCCCGGCCATCGAGAACTTCGACCCCGACCTGTTGCTCATCAGCGCCGGCTTCGACGCCCACGAGCACGACCCCATCTCCCGGATGCGCGTCTCGACGGAGGGGTACGGCCTCCTCACCGAGTCCGTCCGCGACATCGCGGACGACGCCGGCGCGGCGCTTGGGTTCATCCTGGAGGGCGGCTACGGCCTCGACACGCTCTCCGAGAGCGTTCGCATGGTCCACGAAGTCTTTGACGGGTACCGGCCCGCCCGCGACGCGGACGCGACGCCCCGGGACAGCGCCCGGGACGTCATCGAACAGGCGAAAGACCTCGACGTTCCCGGCCTCTGA
- the cca gene encoding CCA tRNA nucleotidyltransferase, whose protein sequence is MTDEFAAVVSRVRERVTPTPAERERLEDVVNDLTDRAEEAVADLPVDADVLLVGSTARNTWIAGDRDIDLFVSFPPDLDREDLERYGLQVGHAVLPDGHEEYAEHPYVVGEYDGYEVDCVPCYNVEDATDIQSAVDRTPFHTRYLESRLDHDLADEVRVCKQFFKAIGVYGSDLRTRGFSGFLTELLVVEYGGFRPLVEAAADWHPPVELDPEDHGEESFEDPLVVIDPTDPERNVAAVLSAENVARLQHHARELLADPREELFERTERDPFSAADVREAVADRGTTPVALRFTAPDIVEDQLWPQLEKSRAGIAAELDRRGFDVFRSDAFATDGAGDGSDEDDAGGETAVVLFELAVAERPRVERHEGPPVHVREHARGFSEKYADSEEYGPFVDGDRYVVERAREFTTAADLLSSDALFEMALGAHVESSLAAGYDVLVGEEIASLADSFGAELAAYFDPRP, encoded by the coding sequence ATGACCGACGAGTTCGCTGCCGTCGTCTCTCGGGTCCGCGAGCGCGTCACGCCGACACCCGCCGAGCGCGAGCGCCTGGAGGACGTCGTCAACGACCTCACCGACCGCGCCGAGGAAGCCGTCGCCGACCTACCCGTCGACGCCGACGTCCTGCTCGTGGGGTCGACGGCGCGGAACACCTGGATCGCCGGCGACCGCGACATCGACCTGTTCGTCTCTTTCCCGCCTGACCTCGACCGCGAGGACCTGGAGCGATACGGCCTCCAGGTCGGCCACGCCGTTCTGCCGGATGGTCACGAGGAGTACGCCGAGCACCCCTACGTCGTCGGCGAGTACGACGGCTACGAGGTCGACTGCGTGCCCTGTTATAACGTCGAGGACGCCACGGACATCCAGTCCGCCGTCGACCGCACGCCGTTCCACACGCGCTACCTGGAGTCGCGGCTGGACCACGACCTCGCCGACGAGGTGCGCGTCTGCAAGCAGTTCTTCAAGGCCATCGGCGTCTACGGGAGCGACCTCCGGACGCGGGGCTTCTCGGGATTCCTGACGGAGTTGCTCGTCGTGGAGTACGGCGGCTTCCGCCCGCTCGTCGAGGCCGCGGCGGACTGGCACCCGCCGGTCGAACTGGACCCGGAGGACCACGGAGAAGAGAGCTTTGAGGACCCGCTGGTCGTCATCGACCCGACCGACCCCGAGCGCAACGTCGCGGCCGTCCTCTCCGCGGAGAACGTCGCCCGCCTCCAGCACCACGCCCGCGAACTGCTGGCCGACCCCCGCGAGGAACTGTTCGAGCGGACCGAGCGCGACCCGTTCTCGGCCGCGGACGTTCGCGAGGCGGTCGCAGACCGCGGGACGACGCCCGTCGCGCTCCGCTTTACCGCGCCCGACATCGTGGAGGACCAGCTCTGGCCACAGCTGGAGAAATCGCGCGCGGGCATCGCCGCCGAACTCGACCGCCGCGGGTTCGACGTGTTCCGGTCGGACGCGTTCGCGACGGACGGCGCGGGCGACGGGAGCGACGAAGACGACGCTGGCGGCGAGACGGCCGTCGTGCTGTTCGAACTCGCCGTCGCCGAGCGCCCGCGGGTCGAGCGCCACGAGGGACCGCCGGTACACGTCCGCGAGCACGCGAGGGGATTCTCCGAGAAGTACGCCGACAGCGAGGAGTACGGCCCGTTCGTCGACGGCGACCGCTACGTCGTCGAGCGCGCCCGCGAGTTCACCACCGCGGCCGACCTGCTGAGCAGCGACGCGCTCTTCGAGATGGCGCTGGGCGCACACGTCGAGTCGTCGCTGGCGGCGGGCTACGACGTGCTGGTCGGCGAGGAAATCGCATCGCTCGCAGACTCGTTCGGCGCGGAACTGGCCGCGTACTTCGACCCGCGGCCCTGA
- a CDS encoding group I intron-associated PD-(D/E)XK endonuclease, with protein MTDTGNHFAELKETQKRGQATEALLKAEFVVRDIPVLVPEYDNEPYDFVVEIDDSFYKIQAKTAYPDANNETVYFETVSTRARSDGYVRSGYEEAIDFFAVHNPELGEYYLIPIEEAADGKMQIRFVEPKNNQRKGINWHEDYLIDAVLSSLRTVKVD; from the coding sequence GTGACTGACACAGGGAATCATTTCGCAGAACTCAAAGAGACGCAGAAACGGGGACAAGCAACTGAAGCACTACTGAAGGCAGAGTTCGTCGTCCGGGATATTCCGGTTCTCGTGCCCGAGTACGACAACGAACCATACGACTTCGTGGTGGAAATCGACGATTCGTTCTACAAAATCCAGGCTAAGACAGCCTATCCCGACGCCAACAACGAAACTGTCTACTTCGAAACGGTGAGTACTCGTGCGCGGAGCGACGGCTACGTCCGTTCGGGATATGAGGAGGCAATCGATTTCTTCGCGGTTCACAACCCGGAACTCGGCGAGTACTATCTCATCCCTATCGAGGAAGCTGCAGACGGAAAGATGCAGATACGCTTTGTCGAACCGAAGAACAATCAACGAAAGGGTATCAACTGGCACGAAGATTATCTGATTGACGCTGTTCTGTCATCACTCCGTACCGTAAAAGTGGACTAG
- a CDS encoding DUF1611 domain-containing protein: MDIAILAHEQFPGRAKTAVGILRYGDHDVVAVLDRDTAGDRVHDHLPDVQDAPIVESMADVPDCDVLVVGIAPIGGGFEDSWRPDVRTALERGCDVWAGLHYMLADDAEFAALADEHGCELRDVRRPPDDLTVAEGTAGDVDAQVVLTVGTDCSTGKMTTSYELRDAARERGLDAAVVPTGQTGIMISGWGISIDRTIADFAAGAVERLVHEAADHDVLFVEGQGSLGHPAYSGVTLAILHGSQPDSLVMTHVAGRETHHSYEDYPLPPVREYADLYEQVAEPVRETSVDAGMLNTQGMDESAAREAIEEYAGDLGVPATDPVRFDVEETLDAVL, translated from the coding sequence ATGGACATCGCGATTCTCGCCCACGAGCAGTTCCCCGGCCGCGCGAAGACGGCGGTCGGCATCCTCCGCTACGGCGACCACGACGTCGTGGCGGTGCTGGACCGCGACACCGCCGGCGACCGGGTCCACGACCACCTCCCCGACGTACAGGACGCGCCAATCGTCGAATCGATGGCCGACGTCCCCGACTGCGACGTCCTCGTCGTCGGCATCGCCCCCATCGGCGGCGGCTTCGAGGACTCCTGGCGGCCCGACGTCCGCACCGCGCTGGAGCGGGGCTGTGACGTCTGGGCCGGTCTGCACTACATGCTGGCCGACGACGCGGAGTTCGCCGCGCTGGCCGACGAACACGGTTGCGAACTCCGCGACGTGCGCCGCCCGCCCGACGACCTCACCGTCGCCGAGGGCACCGCCGGCGACGTGGACGCACAGGTCGTCCTCACCGTCGGCACCGACTGCTCGACGGGGAAGATGACGACCTCTTACGAACTCCGCGACGCCGCCCGCGAGCGCGGCCTCGACGCCGCCGTCGTCCCCACCGGCCAGACCGGCATCATGATCTCCGGGTGGGGCATCTCCATCGACCGCACCATCGCCGACTTCGCCGCCGGTGCGGTCGAACGCCTCGTCCACGAGGCCGCAGACCACGACGTGCTCTTCGTCGAGGGACAGGGGTCGCTGGGCCACCCCGCCTACTCCGGCGTCACGCTCGCCATTCTCCACGGGTCACAGCCGGACTCGCTGGTGATGACCCACGTCGCCGGCCGCGAGACCCACCACAGCTACGAGGACTACCCGCTGCCCCCGGTCCGGGAGTACGCCGACCTCTACGAGCAGGTGGCCGAACCCGTCCGCGAGACCAGCGTCGACGCCGGGATGCTCAACACGCAGGGCATGGACGAGTCCGCCGCCCGCGAGGCCATCGAGGAGTACGCCGGGGACCTCGGCGTCCCCGCAACCGACCCGGTGCGCTTCGACGTCGAGGAGACGCTGGACGCGGTGCTGTAG
- a CDS encoding Vms1/Ankzf1 family peptidyl-tRNA hydrolase, with protein MLDDLLGRTELKERIEDLESEKYHLEQQLDAEQERRADAVTDRQRAQERANQLEDRVTELEDRVDRLQSDDADVTFRGETKLRGDRLDEILSRLESIETGPEGLLTAYVENGHDLPESVRAAFGNRTSLVSRAAPCLAVTDDAGLLGACLSVPAPPEPFDAWDRRARIDREWFQPRGEFTIALVRSDLFAMGVYDGRERTAFHGFDSDLKSQHSKGGFSQSRFERLRDEQIETHLDRCQAALDERPTDRLFVVGERTVLDEFADDAEVTATVSATGDPEPALEDAFAEFWTVQLRTV; from the coding sequence ATGCTCGACGACCTGCTCGGGCGCACCGAACTCAAAGAGCGCATCGAGGACCTCGAATCCGAGAAGTACCACCTCGAACAGCAACTCGACGCCGAGCAGGAGCGCCGCGCCGACGCCGTCACCGACCGCCAGCGCGCCCAGGAGCGTGCGAACCAGCTCGAAGACAGGGTCACGGAACTGGAGGACCGCGTCGACCGGCTCCAGTCCGACGACGCCGACGTCACCTTCCGGGGCGAGACGAAACTCCGCGGCGACCGACTCGACGAGATTCTCTCCCGCCTCGAATCGATCGAGACGGGACCGGAAGGCCTGCTGACCGCCTACGTCGAAAACGGCCACGACCTGCCGGAGTCCGTCCGGGCGGCCTTCGGCAACCGCACGTCGCTGGTCTCGCGGGCCGCCCCCTGTCTCGCCGTCACCGACGACGCCGGCCTGCTCGGGGCCTGTCTGTCGGTGCCGGCCCCGCCGGAGCCGTTCGACGCGTGGGACCGGCGGGCGCGCATCGACCGCGAGTGGTTCCAGCCCCGCGGGGAGTTCACGATTGCACTCGTCCGCTCGGACCTGTTCGCGATGGGCGTCTACGACGGCCGCGAGCGCACCGCATTCCACGGGTTCGACAGCGACCTCAAGAGCCAGCACTCGAAGGGCGGCTTCTCCCAGAGTCGCTTCGAGCGCCTGCGCGACGAGCAGATAGAGACCCACCTCGACCGCTGCCAGGCCGCGCTCGACGAGCGTCCCACCGACCGGCTGTTCGTCGTCGGCGAGCGCACAGTGCTGGACGAGTTCGCCGACGACGCGGAAGTGACGGCGACGGTCAGCGCGACCGGCGACCCGGAGCCGGCACTGGAGGACGCCTTCGCGGAGTTCTGGACGGTCCAGTTGCGGACGGTGTGA
- a CDS encoding DUF5802 family protein, with the protein MFEQFSRGYYLGRLYVEPGQGEVATMCQTQHERVNRQLYADGEGIERTDLPLVMKVGTNHFPVHGDESVPADTLAVPEDALDGHLRNPPSLEEVLLAKADRAAQLLRLTDGPAGI; encoded by the coding sequence ATGTTCGAACAGTTCTCCCGCGGCTACTACCTCGGTCGGCTCTACGTCGAGCCGGGGCAGGGTGAGGTCGCGACGATGTGTCAGACGCAGCACGAACGAGTCAACAGACAACTGTACGCCGACGGCGAGGGTATCGAGCGGACAGACCTCCCGCTGGTCATGAAGGTGGGGACGAACCACTTCCCGGTCCACGGCGACGAGAGCGTCCCCGCCGATACGCTCGCCGTGCCGGAAGACGCGCTGGACGGGCACCTGCGCAATCCGCCCTCGCTGGAGGAGGTCCTGCTCGCGAAGGCCGACCGGGCGGCCCAGTTGCTGCGCCTGACAGACGGTCCCGCGGGAATCTGA
- a CDS encoding DUF1405 domain-containing protein: MERSPVPRRWADLYLTQGPNLVALLLVDAVALLVGVRFYVDEMVDVSTWLWPLFADSPIALFLAILSLMVLVPALGTDLDAVPQNRVLAYLHTLAFVWLVKMGLWTALALGLGFDRYYPAPWDFFGIIVTHLAFVGQALLVPYYGRTTRGALGFALVLALLNDVLDYGFGLHPPLRYEPDLLLPAGTVVLSVLAVVAAARLLPRLDERAG; encoded by the coding sequence ATGGAGCGTTCGCCCGTGCCGCGACGGTGGGCCGACCTGTATCTCACGCAGGGGCCGAACCTGGTCGCCCTGTTGCTGGTCGACGCGGTCGCCCTGCTGGTCGGCGTGCGCTTCTACGTCGACGAGATGGTCGACGTCTCGACGTGGCTGTGGCCGCTGTTTGCCGACTCGCCGATCGCGCTCTTCCTGGCGATTCTCTCGCTGATGGTCCTCGTGCCTGCGCTGGGGACCGACCTCGACGCCGTGCCCCAGAACCGCGTGCTGGCCTATCTGCACACGCTGGCGTTCGTCTGGCTCGTCAAGATGGGGCTGTGGACCGCGCTCGCGCTCGGACTGGGCTTCGACCGGTACTACCCCGCGCCGTGGGACTTCTTCGGCATCATCGTCACGCACCTGGCATTCGTCGGACAGGCGTTGCTCGTCCCGTACTACGGCCGGACGACGCGAGGGGCCCTGGGGTTCGCGCTGGTGCTGGCGCTGCTCAACGACGTGCTGGACTACGGGTTCGGACTGCACCCGCCGCTGCGATACGAGCCAGACCTGCTGCTCCCAGCGGGGACGGTGGTACTCTCGGTCCTCGCGGTCGTGGCGGCCGCGCGTCTACTCCCGAGACTGGACGAACGTGCCGGATGA
- a CDS encoding ArsR/SmtB family transcription factor, producing the protein MDSAELLDLLGNANRRRILRLLARKPCYVTEISEYLGVSPKAVIDHLRKLEEAGLVESRTDERRRKYFSISRNLRLEVNVSPYEFGTKSAYPASKGLDMTACRYLSLEVGHVDPGDDEDEQVDLGTLADTLQELEQLENELSLAQRWVQGRLSDVRERVADLLDDGDPRLAADVLAGLADGSATAPQLSRRTEAPTEVVEDVLTTLAEEDLVEREGDRWRLVD; encoded by the coding sequence ATGGACTCCGCCGAGCTACTCGACCTCCTGGGGAACGCGAACAGGCGGCGGATTCTGCGGCTGCTCGCGCGCAAGCCCTGTTACGTGACCGAAATCAGCGAGTATCTCGGCGTCAGCCCGAAGGCGGTCATCGACCACCTGCGGAAGCTCGAAGAGGCGGGCCTGGTCGAGAGCCGGACCGATGAGCGCCGGCGCAAGTACTTCTCCATCTCGCGGAACCTCCGGCTCGAGGTGAACGTCTCGCCCTACGAGTTCGGAACGAAAAGCGCCTATCCGGCCAGCAAGGGCCTCGACATGACGGCCTGCCGGTACCTCAGTCTCGAAGTCGGCCACGTCGACCCCGGGGACGACGAGGACGAACAGGTCGACCTCGGCACGCTGGCGGACACGCTGCAGGAACTCGAACAGCTGGAGAACGAACTCTCGCTGGCCCAGCGGTGGGTTCAGGGCCGGCTCTCGGACGTCCGCGAGCGGGTCGCGGACCTGCTGGACGACGGCGACCCGCGGCTGGCCGCGGACGTGCTGGCGGGCCTCGCTGACGGGAGCGCGACCGCGCCCCAGCTCAGCCGCCGGACCGAGGCACCGACGGAGGTAGTCGAGGACGTGCTGACGACGCTGGCCGAGGAGGACCTCGTCGAGCGCGAGGGCGACCGCTGGCGACTCGTCGACTAG
- the gatD gene encoding Glu-tRNA(Gln) amidotransferase subunit GatD, which yields MNAGDRVRVDRADQTFEGVLLPSSTPDTLVVKLDSGYNVGIDRGDADVDVLESDVYDVEDAQSEGASEIEFDDDLPTISLISTGGTIASTVDYRTGAVTAQFDAEDVLRAVPDLAGLANYRGRVVANILSENMTPDVWQELARAIHEEIEAGADGVVVMHGTDTMQFSASAMAFMLDTPVPIVFTGSQRSADRPSSDNVMNAVCAVEAAKSDCAEVLVCMHADESDDRCALHRGTRVRKNHTSRRDAFETVGAEPLGEADYGIGEVPDVSFRREHAERGETDLALHDDLETDVELVKFTPGTDASRLAAVGEDAAGVVVEGTGLGHVNTDWISVVDDLTDAGTHVVMTSQCLEGRVCDRVYDTGRDLLDAGVVEGEDILPGTAKVKLMWALANTEDVADTMATPLAGEIQDRSVPWE from the coding sequence ATGAACGCAGGCGACCGCGTCCGCGTGGATCGCGCGGACCAGACCTTCGAGGGCGTCCTCCTGCCCTCCTCGACGCCCGACACCCTCGTCGTGAAACTCGACTCCGGGTACAACGTCGGTATCGACCGTGGGGACGCCGACGTGGACGTCCTCGAATCCGACGTCTACGACGTCGAGGACGCCCAGTCCGAGGGGGCCTCCGAAATCGAGTTCGACGACGACCTCCCGACTATCTCGCTCATCTCCACCGGCGGGACCATCGCCTCGACCGTCGACTACCGGACCGGTGCCGTCACCGCCCAGTTCGACGCCGAGGACGTGCTCCGGGCGGTGCCCGACCTCGCCGGCCTGGCGAACTACCGCGGCCGCGTCGTCGCGAACATCCTCTCTGAGAACATGACGCCGGACGTCTGGCAGGAGCTGGCCCGCGCCATCCACGAGGAAATCGAGGCCGGCGCGGACGGCGTCGTCGTCATGCACGGCACCGACACGATGCAGTTCTCCGCGAGCGCGATGGCCTTCATGCTCGACACGCCGGTGCCCATCGTCTTCACCGGCAGCCAGCGCTCCGCGGACCGCCCCTCGTCGGACAACGTGATGAACGCCGTCTGTGCCGTCGAAGCAGCGAAAAGCGACTGCGCGGAGGTCCTGGTCTGCATGCACGCCGACGAGTCCGACGACCGGTGTGCGCTCCATCGGGGCACCCGCGTCCGGAAGAACCACACCTCCCGCCGGGACGCCTTCGAGACGGTCGGCGCTGAACCGCTCGGCGAGGCCGACTACGGCATCGGCGAGGTCCCCGACGTCTCCTTCCGCCGCGAACACGCCGAGCGCGGCGAGACGGACCTCGCGCTGCACGACGACCTGGAGACGGACGTCGAACTGGTGAAGTTCACGCCCGGCACCGACGCGTCGCGGCTGGCGGCCGTCGGGGAGGACGCCGCCGGCGTCGTCGTCGAGGGGACGGGGCTGGGGCACGTCAACACCGACTGGATTTCCGTCGTCGACGACCTCACCGACGCCGGCACGCACGTCGTGATGACCAGCCAGTGTCTCGAAGGGCGGGTCTGCGACCGCGTCTACGACACCGGCCGGGACCTGCTGGACGCCGGCGTCGTCGAGGGCGAGGACATCCTGCCGGGGACCGCGAAGGTCAAACTGATGTGGGCGCTGGCGAACACCGAGGACGTCGCCGACACGATGGCGACGCCGCTGGCTGGCGAGATTCAGGACCGGTCGGTCCCCTGGGAGTGA
- a CDS encoding GNAT family N-acetyltransferase, whose translation MGDRTIRRARPDDHDDVAAFTQETWSDHGVGDYLADVFPQWVESDGPRQRTAVVEVDGRVVGLCQGSLLTDDEGWLQGMRVAPDYRGAGHAQALVDHLLDWLRDEGMTVARNMIFGWNAAGMGQSHDTGLVPVTRCRWAQPEPGEVGSPPADAFVTVDDVTAAWRFWTHSDARAALAGLAFDTDRAWAMSELGRARLQRIAETGRVFAVQSGGTRGMAARTGTRERDGETIADYAVGAWDGTDAGRALFDAVRADAADCGADATRVCIPDTTRFVTDAAVARADHSDDSVFVFAADLTDR comes from the coding sequence ATGGGTGACCGTACCATCCGCCGCGCGCGCCCCGATGACCACGACGACGTCGCCGCCTTCACCCAGGAGACCTGGAGCGACCACGGCGTCGGCGACTACCTCGCCGACGTGTTCCCGCAGTGGGTCGAGAGCGACGGCCCGCGCCAGCGGACGGCGGTCGTCGAGGTGGACGGGCGCGTTGTGGGGCTCTGCCAGGGGTCGCTGCTGACCGACGACGAGGGCTGGCTCCAGGGGATGCGCGTCGCTCCCGACTACCGCGGTGCGGGCCACGCCCAGGCGCTGGTCGACCACCTCCTCGACTGGCTGCGCGACGAGGGGATGACCGTCGCCCGCAACATGATTTTCGGGTGGAACGCGGCCGGCATGGGCCAGTCCCACGACACCGGCCTCGTCCCGGTGACGCGCTGTCGGTGGGCCCAGCCAGAACCCGGCGAGGTCGGCTCCCCGCCGGCGGACGCCTTCGTGACGGTCGACGACGTCACTGCCGCGTGGCGGTTCTGGACCCACAGCGACGCCCGAGCGGCGCTGGCTGGCCTCGCCTTCGACACCGACCGGGCGTGGGCGATGTCGGAACTCGGGCGTGCGCGTCTGCAACGGATTGCCGAGACCGGGCGCGTCTTCGCCGTCCAGTCCGGCGGCACGCGGGGGATGGCCGCCCGGACGGGGACGCGTGAGCGCGACGGCGAGACGATTGCCGACTACGCGGTCGGCGCGTGGGACGGCACGGACGCCGGTCGCGCGCTCTTCGACGCCGTCCGTGCCGACGCCGCCGACTGCGGTGCGGACGCGACGCGGGTCTGCATCCCCGACACGACGCGTTTCGTCACCGACGCGGCCGTCGCGCGGGCCGACCACAGCGACGATTCGGTGTTCGTCTTCGCCGCCGACCTCACCGACCGGTAG